A stretch of Methanosphaerula palustris E1-9c DNA encodes these proteins:
- a CDS encoding archaellin/type IV pilin N-terminal domain-containing protein: protein MDDAFTGLEAAIVLIAFVVVSAVFSYMVLSAGFYATQKVQEVVHAGVDQTGSTLQISGDVYGSADSPGGPVTMLTIMLKNGVPYGSVDLNKTTFIISTDSTIETLHKGTDLSDPASGQWTIHERIGDTNGQTGHLGVNDLVTIEIRPSTPLTPGKKFTLEVNPTGAVGFTITRVIPATTDRKIDLS from the coding sequence ATGGATGATGCATTCACCGGCCTTGAAGCAGCGATTGTGCTTATAGCATTTGTCGTCGTCTCGGCGGTGTTCTCGTATATGGTACTGAGTGCAGGGTTCTACGCCACGCAGAAGGTGCAGGAGGTCGTGCATGCAGGGGTCGACCAGACAGGGAGCACCCTCCAGATCTCTGGAGATGTCTATGGCAGCGCCGATTCCCCCGGCGGCCCGGTGACCATGCTGACGATCATGCTGAAGAACGGGGTTCCCTACGGATCCGTCGATCTGAACAAGACCACCTTCATTATCTCAACCGATTCGACAATCGAGACCCTTCATAAAGGAACGGATCTATCAGATCCTGCTTCAGGCCAGTGGACGATCCACGAGCGGATCGGCGATACTAACGGGCAGACCGGTCATCTCGGTGTCAACGACCTGGTCACGATCGAGATCAGACCATCAACACCGCTCACCCCGGGCAAGAAGTTCACGCTTGAAGTGAACCCGACCGGGGCTGTAGGGTTCACCATAACACGGGTGATCCCGGCCACGACAGACAGAAAGATCGATCTCTCGTGA